The segment CACTTAACTGGGTGTTAAATTCTGTAAATTCAAGTATAATAAATTCTCCTGCATTTAAAGAGCAAATAGTCGTTACAAAGTTTTCATTACTTCCATATGCTCCTCCTGCACCTCCTGAATCGTAAAACACATCAGGTGCACATCTATTAAAACTTCCAGATTGCATATTCAAGTCTTGCGAAAACGCATTGTAAGTCAACAATATAAAGAGAATGTAGAGTTTCTTCATAACCATCTAATAAATGTTCGAATTCATCATGAAACTTACAAAAATCCAGCCATTCATAAGACAAGACCTCCATATCGACGCAAGAATTGCAATAGAATTGATTATAGCAGATTCACAACAGAAACAGGTAGGTTTTCACAATAAAATCGAAATTTAGTAAAAATTAAGTAATTACATATTCAAAATCACTTTAAAAATGACAGTTTAACAGTAATTGATTTATACTGTTTTCACTAAAATAACTCTTGAAAAAGAATATTATTTTAAAGACGCGAGCCTTTTTTAATCGTTAGGATATTCTTAAAAAGATATTTTTTGAATTATTAGTTGCGTATTTTTGCAAAAATTAATGACATGGATAAGTATTCAATCTCTATAAAAGAAACCAGTAACCCAGCAATCATAAAGTTTGAAGCTGATAAGTTTCTAACACAACATCAAAGCTTTGAGTTTAATAATATTGACGAGGCTAAATCATCACCTTTAGCGCAACAATTGTTTTATTTACCGTTTGTAAAAAAGGTATACATCTCAAGTAACTTCATAGCTATTGAGCGCTTTAACATCATCGAATGGGTTGATGTTCAGAATGAAGTTTCGGAACAAATCGAAACCTATATTAATTCAGGCGAAACCATTGTTAATACTTCCGAAGTAAAAAAGAAAACTCCTGTAACGGTTTATGCCGAGAGCACCCCAAATCCATCAGTTTTGAAATTCGTTGCCAATAAAAAATTAGTAACAAGTTCACATGAGTTCACTTCGATTGACGACACTAAATACGCACCATTGGCCGCAGAATTATTTCATTTTCCGTTTGTTAAGAGTGTTTTTATAGATGAAAATTTTGTGTCCATTACAAAATTTGATGTGGCCGAATGGAATGATATCACAATGGAACTCCGTGAATTTATCAGAGTTTTTGTAGAAAATGGAAAGGAAATTATTAGTGCGAATGCACCACAGCCCGTTGAAAAAACAGAAGCCTATTTGAATAATAAATTCGAACAACATGATGACATTTCAAAAGAGATTATTAATATTCTTGAAGAATACATTAAGCCAGCAGTCGCTAGTGATGGAGGAAACATTGAATTTCAGTCTTACGATCCCGAGTCTAAAAAGGTAAAAGTTATTCTTCAAGGTGCCTGTAGTGGCTGTCCTTCATCTACCTTCACACTTAAAAATGGTATTGAAAATATGCTCAAGGAAATGTTGAAAGATAAAGTTGACACCGTTGAAGCTGTAAATGGTTAATAATCATTATTTTTATAGGTATTCATTAAAATGAGTTTAACCCATAAAAAAAAGAAAGATGGCAGTATTAAAAGTTATTGAAGTTTTATCCAACTCTGAAAAAAGCTGGGAAGATGCAACTCGTAAAGCAGTTAAACAAGCCTCGAAAAGTGTAAAAAATATTCGATCTGTTTATGTTCAAGATCAAAGCGCTATCGTCAATGGCGACGACGTCACTGAATTTCGAGTAAATGTTAAATTAACTTTCGAAGTAAAATAATTTAAATTAAAGCCTCTGAAAAGAGGCTTATTCAAAATAATTAAAGTCTTATTTATTTCAGGCATAATATTTGATGCCCAATAAAAAACAGATATTATGAAAACATCAATTTACACCTTATTATTTTCACTGACATTTTCTTTATTCATGAGCACATCAAGTGCCCAAAATACTGGTTCAAATCAAGCATTAATGGAAGCAGGAGTCTCTTTTGTAACAACCTTTGATGCTCGAGATATGAAAGCAAAAGGCAGCCCTTATTTAGTTGAAGACTTCTCTCCTGCAAAAATATCTATTGGTAACAACATGATATACAATGTAAGGTACAATGCTTTTAATGATGAGTTTGAAGTAAAAATAGATGAAGATAATATTCAGTCATTAAACAAAGACGTAGATAAATTGACAATTACTATGATTAATGGGAATGAAACTTTTGGAGCTATTAATTATACAGATGAGAAAACTGGATTGAACCGCGGTTATTTTTTGTTTTTAACCCCTGAAAATAATACCTCTAAATTATATATCAAAAAAGCGAAGAAATATATTGAAGCTAAGCCTGCTGTAACTGGTTACGATAAAGATAAGCCGGCAGAATTTCGAAATGTTAATGATACATACTTTATCTCTGTAAACAATGGTTATGCAATGGAGCTCCCTAGGAAGAAAAAAGAATTAGCCAATTTAGTTCCAGGCAAATCCAAAGAAATTTTGAATTTCATTAAAACAAATAAAATTAAGACATCAAATCAGCAGGATTTAATAAAACTAGTCAACTTTATGAATACGCTTTAGATAGATTAAGAATGAATAAAAACTGAACATTTTTTTTAAATCGTTCGGTTTTTTTTAATATTACACTTTAATAATAAAACTAGACAATGGATTTACAAAAATGGGTAGATAAAAGCTATGATCTCATTATAGACTTCGGGCCAAAAGTGATAGGTGCGATAATTATATGGATTATTGGTTCTTGGGTTATTAAAACCTTATTAAAAGCACTGCGAAAAGCAATGGAAAAAAGGGACTATGACGAAAGTCTTAAAAAGTTTCTTTTCAACCTTTTAAATTGGGCTTTAAAGATTGTTTTAATAGTAGTCGTACTTGGAACTGTTGGCGTAGAAACTACTTCATTTGCAGCTATCCTCGCTGCTGCTGGTCTTGCCATAGGTTTAGCACTACAAGGTTCGCTCGCTAATTTTGCCGGAGGTGTTTTAATTATGGTATTTAAACCAATTAGAATTGGTGATCTAGTAGAAGCACAGGGAGAAATAGGTGTTGTAAAAGAAATTGAAATTTTTACAACTAAACTTATAGGGCTTTCTAACAGAGAGATTATAATTCCTAATGCAGCACTTTCCAACGGCAATATTATCAATTATTCCACTGAAGGCACAAGACGTGTAGATCTCGTGTTTGGTGTTGGTTATGATTCTGACATAAAAAAAACCAAAGAAGTTTTAATGAACGTATTAACCGCCCATTCAAAAATACTAAAAGACCCTGCCCCAACTGTAAATGTTATGGAATTAGCAGATAGTTCTATCAATTTTGCTGTTAGACCCTGGTGTAATACCGAACATTATTGGGAGGTGTATTTTGAAGTAACAGAGCAAACTAAAGAGGCACTAGATGCTGCAGGAATAGAAATACCATTTCCACATCAAGTCGAAATTCAAAAACAAGGCTAAGATTTAGGTTTTATTGCAATGAAATCTTTTAGATAAAATGGCTCAAAATAGGCGACATCTTCGATGTCGCTTTTTTTATATTTCGCATAAGCCAAAGAACTCATCTCATTTGCCGAAGGCAATTTGTCATTAACAAATATTGCATCAGGATGCTGAATTAAGGTTTTTGTTTTCTCGACACCGTTGCCTACGAAATATACTTTCCCCTTATTTAAATAATTCTCAAATGAAAACTTATCGAGTATTTGCGCCTCTATAGGTCTAACTAAACTATAGGAACAGTCATAAATAGCAGAAAACACCTCAAGACGTCTTGCATCAAGCATGGATACAACTAATCCGTCGTCAAATTCAACCTGATGTGCCAAAGCCTCTAATGTAGAAATAGAAATCAAGGGTATTTCAAGAGCATAACACAAACCTTTAGCTGCAGAAACGCCTATTCTTAAACCAGTATAAGAACCTGGTCCTTTACTCACAGCTATAGCATCAATTTCGCTTTTTTGAATAGTTGCAGACTTAAGAACCTCATCTATAAATAGGTGCAACGATTCTGCGTGAGAATAATTAAGGTTCTTGTCTTCCTTTAAAACCAAAGTCTCCCCATCCTTAGATAGAGAGACTGAACAATTTGTAGTTGATGTTTCTATGCTTAATATATAAGACATTGATGGTTATTTAAACATATTTATTCTTCTGTTGGTGCTTCTTTTTCGTTAGGTTTATCACCTATCTTTTCGATTTTATCACCAGATTTCAATGTTTTTGACACAAGGTTATAAGGCCCCGTAATAATCTCTTCACCTTCTTCTAATCCTGAAATAATTTCAATATTAGTATCATCCTGAATACCTGTTTTAACCACTTTTAATTTAGCCACTCCATTATCATTAACAAACACACATTCAAACTTCTCTTCGTTTTCTGGCTTAATCTGTTCTGAGGCTGACTTCTTCCATGTTTTTTTAACTGAAGACGTATCTGTTTTGATTACAATAGAGCTAATTGGAACAGCCACTGTCTTATTTCTTTTATCTGTTATAACATCTACTGTAGCAGTCATACCAGGTCTAAATGGTGAATAACTATCAGGTTTTCCTTCTATCAGGTCTTGATACGATTCCTCTAAAATTCTAACTTTTACTCTAAAATTGGTCACCTGATCGGCGGTTAGGCTACCAGCAGCAGAATTTGCTATTTCAGTAACCACGCCCTTGAATTCTTTTTTCAAATAGGCATCAACTTCAACAATAGTAGAATCTCCAATTTGGACTTTAACTATATCATTTTCATTAACATCAACCTCAACCTCCATATTATTGAGATTTGCTACTCTTAAAATCTCAGTTCCTGCCATTTGTTGCGTTCCTACAACACGTTCTCCTAATTCTACATTAAGTAACGATATAGTCCCATCCATTGGTGCATAAATCGTAGTACGACTCAGGTTGTCTTGAGCTTCGTTAACTGTTGCAGCGGCACTTTTAACACTGTAAAAGGCTGAGTTTTTAGCTGCTTCCGCTGTTTCATAGGCAGCAATCGCTCGATCCCAATCTGCTTTGGATATGACACCTCTTTCAAAAAGAGTTTTACTTCTATCGTAATTTGCTTTAGCTTCTTTTAAGGATGCCTCGGCTTGATCTAATCCTGCTCTAATATTTTGATAAGTGGCTTGAGATCTATTGAGTGCTGATTGAATTAAATCAGGATTTACTCGTACTAACAAATCTCCTTTTTTAACTTGTTGTCCTTCCTTGAATGGAAGATCTAATATCTCACCAGAAACTTCACTAGATATTGAAACTTCAACTTCAGGGTAAATTTTCCCCGTAGCAGATACGGTCTCAACAATATCTACTAAGGCCACTTTCTCCACATTTACTTGTTTAAAGTTTCCTTTTTTACCAAAGAGCCCCATTTTTGATCCTACTACTAAAGCAAGCATTAATAGAACTACAACTCCAATAATAATTTTTGTTCTTTTAGTCATGGTTTTAAAACTTTAATTCAGTTGCAGGAATTCCGAAATATAATTCGAGAACCTTCAACTTAAATATATAATCGTATTTTGAACGATTTACTTCTATTCTTGCATTATCATATCTTAGCTTAGATTGACTAAAATCAAATGCATTTGTTAAGCCAACATCATAGCGTTCTTTAGCATAATCATAAGCTAATTGTTGAGATTGTAAAGCCAATTGTGCTGCTTCATAAGATTTCAAAGACCCTTTAGCATCTACATAAGCTTGATAAACGGTAGACTCCAAATCTAACTCTGCTTGCTCTAACTGAAATCGTGAACGTTCTAAATTTACTTTAGTCCTTTTGACGTTTGCTCGGGTGGCAAAACCGTTAAAAATGGGGATACTTAATTGAAGTCCATATCCAATACCATCATTTTGAGATAACTGATCTATAAATGGATCTGCAGTGGTTTCAGTCGTAATGGTATTCGGAAAGTCTGCAACTACCGCCTGACCAGTATCTTCAACAGTACCTATTTGTTGTGTTGAGAATGGGTTATCTGGATCTATAGATTGTCTAAAAGAAGTCGCATCAGTAAATCGGGTATCATAACCAAAAAATGCCGATAGGGTAGGATAATAACTCCCTTTTGCTATTTGTAAATCTTTTTCTGCCAATTCAACATTTTGCTCAGCTATTTTGATTTCTGAACGACTCTCTCTTGCCGCTTGAATAATTTCCGTAGCAGTTTTATTAGAGATTCCTAAGTCTACAACATCATAGCCTTCATCTTCAATATCAAAATTCTCATAGTCTTTAATTAATAACAATTGAGCCAAACTGATTAAAGAGATCTGCACAGCATTTTCAGCATTTACAATATTTTGTTTTTCACTTGCATCAGTTGCTTGAATCTCCAATAAATCACCACGAGGCAAAGAACCTGCTTCAACTAATTGTTCAGTTCGATTAATCTGTTCTTTGGTTACCTCATTTTGGGATTTAAGTACTTCCAAATTGGCTTTATTTAAAATAATCTGGAGATATCCATTTGCCACAAAAAGTGAAATATCATCTTTCATTTTATCCAAACGATATTGACTTGCTAGTTTAGAAATTTCAGCCCGTTGCATGGTTCTAATATTTCTTAATCCATCAAATAGTGTATATCCAACATTAATTCTGCCTGATGCCGACAAAAACGTTGTGGTTTGGGCGTTATTGGTTACTGGGTTAAAACTAAGTCCCGTATTTTCGTTAACACTACTACTGGCGCTTATACTTGGCAAAAAATTACCTGTCGCAGTCAATTTATCTATTTCTGCAGATTTAACATCCAATTCACTTTGTTTGACTGAGATGTTATTCTCTAAGGCGTACTCAACACATTCGATGAGTGTCCATTTTTTATTTTGAGCTTGTAAGCTCATTGTTATTAAAACAATAACTATGCTGACTAGTTTTTTCATAATTACCTATATGTCTCTGTAAATGTTAAAGTGTTACAATAAATGTTAAAATTATTATCGAGCATATTTTGGAATGCCTTGTATTTGATTCCAAACCTTAATTTTATCGTCTTTTGTGATGCCTTTTTTGACCTCCACAAAAATCCCATCACTAATGCCGAGCTCTATATCTTTTCTCTCAAATTGTTGATCACCAACTTCAATCTCGACAAATGGTTTTTTAGTCACTTTATCGTATTGTACTAATGCTTCTTTAATAGCCATAACGTTTTCAGCTTTTTCAAGAATAATAGATGCATTTGCACTTAATCCTGCTCTAATAAATGTGGACTCAATTGTTTTGAGCGAACCTTTAATCTCAAATTGTATTGCTCCATTTTCGGCAATACCTTTTGGAGCGATATAATCTAATATCGCATCAAACTTTTGATTTTCAATGGCTCCAACTGTAATTTCTAAAGGCAGTCCTTCTTTGATTTTACCAACTTCACTTTCGTCAATCTTACCTTCAAAAATCATTTTCTTCACATCTGCCAGCGACGCAATTGAGGTTCCTTCGTTAAAGTTGTTAGCCTCTATGACCTGATTTCCTGCTTTAACTGGCACATCTAAAATCATACCAGATACCGTTGCTCTCACTTGAGTTTGTGCAACATTCCCTAATCCAGAAGTTGTTCCTGTTTTTATTATATCATAGTTTTGACGGGCCTGTGTAACATTGATTCGCGATTGCTCTACTTGTTGCTTTGCCTGTAAATAGGTATTATTCACTTGGTCAAATTCATTGGCTGCAATTACCCCTTTATCAAACAACTCTTTTTGACGATCATAAATTGCTTTTTGGGTTTTAAAATTGATTTCAGCCGTTTCTAAAGAGGTTCTATTTGAGGCAATATTATTTTTTGCACTGGTTAAATTTGACACATTAGGAATGACTCTAATTTTAGCAATTAAGTCGCCTTGTTTCACAAATTCACCAGCTTCAATAAAAACCTCTTCTACTACACCAGAAATATTCGGTTTTATTAAGATCTCTTCTTTAGGCACAATACTTCCAGTAGCCATTGTTTTTACCACTATTGTTTGATTTGAAGCCATCTGTGTGGTATAAGTTATTGGGTCTTCTTGGTTTTTCTGCCACAGATAAATTAATGCTGTTGTGAAAGAAGCCACTATGACTATTAGTATAATAACTGTTGTTGTACGTTTCATCGTTTGATACTTGTCTTTAGTATTATTTATTATTATTCAATTCTTAAAGCGTCTACAGGTTTCATTTTAGTTGCACTATTAGCAGGAATTAAACCCGCCAATACGCCAGAAACAACTAATATTGTAAGTGCAGTAAACACTACTGGCATACCTACACTTGGATTTGCAAAATTTTCAATTGGACCACTCGTGGTTAACACATAATTCATTATCCAAATCACACCACCTGCAAAAGCAACACCTACCATTCCAGATAAGATGGTTAAGATTAAACTTTCTTGAAGGATTTGAGCTTTTATACTCCATGGTGTTGCGCCTAAAGCTCGTCGCACACCTATTTCTTTAGTCCGCTCTTTCACCACAATAAGCATAATATTACTTATTCCAATTATACCGGACATTAAAATAAGTGTCCCAACAAAATACCCTACAACAGTTAGAATGCTGAATAACCCATTTACTTTCGCAAATTGTTCTGATATATCTCTATGACCAAAAGCGCGCTCATCATTAGGGTGTACTGTATGTCTTGTTTTTAAAAAACTAAAAACCCTGTCTTTTATATTGGTAATATTATAATTGTCATGAGCTGTAATGGCCATCCAACTTACACGATCGCCATAGTTAAAAGCTTGACTAAAGGTTGTAAACGGAATGTAGATAGTATTCGCTTCTTCCTCTTTATCTCCTTGGCTATTTGGATTTTTAAAAGTTCCTACAACCATAAAGTTGACACCATTAATTTTGATATAAGACCCAATGACATCCTCTTCTTTATCATAAAGTGATCTCACTACATCAACACCAATAACACATGTTTTTCGTTTCGCATTGATATCCGAATAACTAACAAATCGTCCTTGAAGGATATCCATTGGAAGTTGATTAATGAATTCCGGATAATCACCATAAATTTGAAAGGCGCCTATTTTGGTCCCTCTGGTCACATTATTTCCACCTCTATAACCACCAAGAGAATTCCTTGGAGACACATATTTAAGTTCTGGAAATTCAGCTTTTATGGCATCAACATCTTCCAGTTTATAGTTAAATCTTCTTCCTTTAGGTAGACCTTTGTAAGGAATCGACGTGCGTTGTACCCATGTGAACATCGAATTCGTTGCAAAATCGCTAAAACCAGCTTCAACACCATTTTTCAATCCATTAGTCAAGGCAAGTAATAATACGAGAATAGTTATCCCCCAAAACACACCAAATGCTGTTAGAAATGTTCTAAATTTATTGGCTGTCAAGGCCTCTAATATTTCAATCCAACGATCTTTATTAAACATGTTATTCGTCTCTAAGTGCTACTATAGGTTTAATTTTAGCAGCGCGATAGGCAGGAATAAAACCTGCGACTGCGCCTGCTCCAACTAATATGAAAACCGTTATTAATGCCGTATTAAAATCTACTTGTGGGTATTTGATATAATCATTTTCAATGGTTGGCCCAACGATTTCTAACAAGCCTAAACCTATTATTAAACCAAAAAGACCTGAGAACATGGTTACAAATATGGCTTCTTGAAGAATCATTCCAATTATTGAAAATGGTTCAGCACCTAAGGCCTTTCTAATTCCTATCTCTTTAGTACGTTCTTTGACAATAATGATCATAATATTACCCACACCTACTACTCCTGCTATTATTGTACCTATTCCAACAAACCAGAATACAGCTTTTATAACATCGATTAAAGAATAAATTTTCTTAGCTTCTTCCAAGGTATTATCTACTCGAACTGCAGCCCTATCGTCGGGTGCAATAATATATTTTTGTTTGATATCTCCTTCTATTCCTGCCACTAAAGCGTTCGACAATTGCAAAGCATCATCTAAATCATCAGACATGGCTACAGTAAACGTCATATCTCTAATGCGGTCACCGCCATTAAATGCAATTTGAGCAGAAGAAATAGGGATGTAAACATTCCCTTCTTCACGTTCACCACCGGGATCTGTATATACTCCAATAACTTTGAAATTAATGCCAAATATAGAAATGAGTTCACCTATCGGACTCTTACCTTTGAATAATTCTATTTTCGCTTTATTACCTACAACAATGACTTTTCTTGATTCATCAAGATCTGCCTGATTAACAAAACGACCTTCGGTCATTTGGGCATTTTCTATAAATTGAAAATCCGGATAAACACCTCTAATGCTGTAATTACCTGATTCATTTTTGTAGTTTACCAGTCCGCCCCATATGGAATAACCTGCCGATTTGTATTCGAGATAGTCATTATAAGTGTTCGAGATGGTATAAAAATCTTCATTTTTAAGCTGTATGCGTCTATTTGGGTTTAAACCCTTATAACCTTTAGTAGTGCTTCGTGTTCTAATACTAATTCTATTGGTAGCATCACTCGAAAATTGTTCTGTCACTCCATTTTGAATCCCCGAACTAAACCCGAGGAGAACGACTAATATAAAAATACCAGAGGCCACAGAAACTCCCGTCAAGATAGTTCTTAACTTATTTTTCTTTAAGGTTTCAAATATTTCTTGCCAGCGCTCTATATTAAACATAGGTTTTTGCTCTAATCTGATTTACAGGGCTATCATCGATAATAATACCATCCTTAAGATTCACAATGCGCTTTGTCATCTGTGCAATGTCTGGTTCATGCGTTACAATAAGTATCGTTTTACCTTCATCATTTATACCTTGTATTAGATCCATTACCTCATGTGAGGTTACAGAATCCAGGGCACCCGTTGGCTCATCTGCTAATAATACTTTTGGGTCACTTGCTAATGCTCTAGCAATGGCAACACGCTGTTTTTGTCCGCCAGATAATTCACTTGGCAAGTGATGAGACCATTCTGCCAAACCTACTTTTTCAAGATAATGCTGTGCTTTTTCTATACGTTCTTTACGCTTTAGTCCTTGATAATAGAGCGGCATGGCTACATTATCTAATGCAGATTTATAATTAATTAAATTAAAGGATTGAAAAATAAAACCCAAAAATTTATTTCTATATCGCGCAGCTACCTTTTCATTTAGATTCTTAATTGGAACGCCGTCTAGAATATAACTTCCTTCATCTGCCTCATCTAACATCCCTAAGATATTCAGTAACGTAGATTTGCCAGATCCTGAAGATCCCATTATGGATACGAGTTCGCCTTCTTTGACATTAAAATTAATGCCCTTTAAAACGTGAAGCGAGTTGCTTCCCATATGATAAGATTTATGTAAATCTTTAATTTGAATCATAACATGGATGGTTAATTCACACAAAATTAACCAAATCTATAGGCGTATTATGCTAAGTATTTGTTAAGAATTACATTTTAGTCTAATATTTATAAGAGGTCTAAATATCAAACATG is part of the Formosa sp. Hel1_31_208 genome and harbors:
- a CDS encoding mechanosensitive ion channel family protein, with the protein product MDLQKWVDKSYDLIIDFGPKVIGAIIIWIIGSWVIKTLLKALRKAMEKRDYDESLKKFLFNLLNWALKIVLIVVVLGTVGVETTSFAAILAAAGLAIGLALQGSLANFAGGVLIMVFKPIRIGDLVEAQGEIGVVKEIEIFTTKLIGLSNREIIIPNAALSNGNIINYSTEGTRRVDLVFGVGYDSDIKKTKEVLMNVLTAHSKILKDPAPTVNVMELADSSINFAVRPWCNTEHYWEVYFEVTEQTKEALDAAGIEIPFPHQVEIQKQG
- the tsaB gene encoding tRNA (adenosine(37)-N6)-threonylcarbamoyltransferase complex dimerization subunit type 1 TsaB — translated: MSYILSIETSTTNCSVSLSKDGETLVLKEDKNLNYSHAESLHLFIDEVLKSATIQKSEIDAIAVSKGPGSYTGLRIGVSAAKGLCYALEIPLISISTLEALAHQVEFDDGLVVSMLDARRLEVFSAIYDCSYSLVRPIEAQILDKFSFENYLNKGKVYFVGNGVEKTKTLIQHPDAIFVNDKLPSANEMSSLAYAKYKKSDIEDVAYFEPFYLKDFIAIKPKS
- a CDS encoding ABC transporter permease; amino-acid sequence: MFNKDRWIEILEALTANKFRTFLTAFGVFWGITILVLLLALTNGLKNGVEAGFSDFATNSMFTWVQRTSIPYKGLPKGRRFNYKLEDVDAIKAEFPELKYVSPRNSLGGYRGGNNVTRGTKIGAFQIYGDYPEFINQLPMDILQGRFVSYSDINAKRKTCVIGVDVVRSLYDKEEDVIGSYIKINGVNFMVVGTFKNPNSQGDKEEEANTIYIPFTTFSQAFNYGDRVSWMAITAHDNYNITNIKDRVFSFLKTRHTVHPNDERAFGHRDISEQFAKVNGLFSILTVVGYFVGTLILMSGIIGISNIMLIVVKERTKEIGVRRALGATPWSIKAQILQESLILTILSGMVGVAFAGGVIWIMNYVLTTSGPIENFANPSVGMPVVFTALTILVVSGVLAGLIPANSATKMKPVDALRIE
- a CDS encoding ABC transporter ATP-binding protein, yielding MIQIKDLHKSYHMGSNSLHVLKGINFNVKEGELVSIMGSSGSGKSTLLNILGMLDEADEGSYILDGVPIKNLNEKVAARYRNKFLGFIFQSFNLINYKSALDNVAMPLYYQGLKRKERIEKAQHYLEKVGLAEWSHHLPSELSGGQKQRVAIARALASDPKVLLADEPTGALDSVTSHEVMDLIQGINDEGKTILIVTHEPDIAQMTKRIVNLKDGIIIDDSPVNQIRAKTYV
- a CDS encoding efflux RND transporter periplasmic adaptor subunit, which gives rise to MTKRTKIIIGVVVLLMLALVVGSKMGLFGKKGNFKQVNVEKVALVDIVETVSATGKIYPEVEVSISSEVSGEILDLPFKEGQQVKKGDLLVRVNPDLIQSALNRSQATYQNIRAGLDQAEASLKEAKANYDRSKTLFERGVISKADWDRAIAAYETAEAAKNSAFYSVKSAAATVNEAQDNLSRTTIYAPMDGTISLLNVELGERVVGTQQMAGTEILRVANLNNMEVEVDVNENDIVKVQIGDSTIVEVDAYLKKEFKGVVTEIANSAAGSLTADQVTNFRVKVRILEESYQDLIEGKPDSYSPFRPGMTATVDVITDKRNKTVAVPISSIVIKTDTSSVKKTWKKSASEQIKPENEEKFECVFVNDNGVAKLKVVKTGIQDDTNIEIISGLEEGEEIITGPYNLVSKTLKSGDKIEKIGDKPNEKEAPTEE
- a CDS encoding efflux RND transporter periplasmic adaptor subunit encodes the protein MKRTTTVIILIVIVASFTTALIYLWQKNQEDPITYTTQMASNQTIVVKTMATGSIVPKEEILIKPNISGVVEEVFIEAGEFVKQGDLIAKIRVIPNVSNLTSAKNNIASNRTSLETAEINFKTQKAIYDRQKELFDKGVIAANEFDQVNNTYLQAKQQVEQSRINVTQARQNYDIIKTGTTSGLGNVAQTQVRATVSGMILDVPVKAGNQVIEANNFNEGTSIASLADVKKMIFEGKIDESEVGKIKEGLPLEITVGAIENQKFDAILDYIAPKGIAENGAIQFEIKGSLKTIESTFIRAGLSANASIILEKAENVMAIKEALVQYDKVTKKPFVEIEVGDQQFERKDIELGISDGIFVEVKKGITKDDKIKVWNQIQGIPKYAR
- a CDS encoding TolC family protein — its product is MKKLVSIVIVLITMSLQAQNKKWTLIECVEYALENNISVKQSELDVKSAEIDKLTATGNFLPSISASSSVNENTGLSFNPVTNNAQTTTFLSASGRINVGYTLFDGLRNIRTMQRAEISKLASQYRLDKMKDDISLFVANGYLQIILNKANLEVLKSQNEVTKEQINRTEQLVEAGSLPRGDLLEIQATDASEKQNIVNAENAVQISLISLAQLLLIKDYENFDIEDEGYDVVDLGISNKTATEIIQAARESRSEIKIAEQNVELAEKDLQIAKGSYYPTLSAFFGYDTRFTDATSFRQSIDPDNPFSTQQIGTVEDTGQAVVADFPNTITTETTADPFIDQLSQNDGIGYGLQLSIPIFNGFATRANVKRTKVNLERSRFQLEQAELDLESTVYQAYVDAKGSLKSYEAAQLALQSQQLAYDYAKERYDVGLTNAFDFSQSKLRYDNARIEVNRSKYDYIFKLKVLELYFGIPATELKF
- a CDS encoding dodecin family protein gives rise to the protein MAVLKVIEVLSNSEKSWEDATRKAVKQASKSVKNIRSVYVQDQSAIVNGDDVTEFRVNVKLTFEVK
- a CDS encoding ABC transporter permease, yielding MFNIERWQEIFETLKKNKLRTILTGVSVASGIFILVVLLGFSSGIQNGVTEQFSSDATNRISIRTRSTTKGYKGLNPNRRIQLKNEDFYTISNTYNDYLEYKSAGYSIWGGLVNYKNESGNYSIRGVYPDFQFIENAQMTEGRFVNQADLDESRKVIVVGNKAKIELFKGKSPIGELISIFGINFKVIGVYTDPGGEREEGNVYIPISSAQIAFNGGDRIRDMTFTVAMSDDLDDALQLSNALVAGIEGDIKQKYIIAPDDRAAVRVDNTLEEAKKIYSLIDVIKAVFWFVGIGTIIAGVVGVGNIMIIIVKERTKEIGIRKALGAEPFSIIGMILQEAIFVTMFSGLFGLIIGLGLLEIVGPTIENDYIKYPQVDFNTALITVFILVGAGAVAGFIPAYRAAKIKPIVALRDE
- a CDS encoding NifU family protein — its product is MDKYSISIKETSNPAIIKFEADKFLTQHQSFEFNNIDEAKSSPLAQQLFYLPFVKKVYISSNFIAIERFNIIEWVDVQNEVSEQIETYINSGETIVNTSEVKKKTPVTVYAESTPNPSVLKFVANKKLVTSSHEFTSIDDTKYAPLAAELFHFPFVKSVFIDENFVSITKFDVAEWNDITMELREFIRVFVENGKEIISANAPQPVEKTEAYLNNKFEQHDDISKEIINILEEYIKPAVASDGGNIEFQSYDPESKKVKVILQGACSGCPSSTFTLKNGIENMLKEMLKDKVDTVEAVNG